The Pyrus communis chromosome 12, drPyrComm1.1, whole genome shotgun sequence genomic sequence CCTCACGAACGCGTGCATCAGCGGAGGCAACGCTCCGAGCACTCCGATCGCCATTTTGTTGTCTTCCTCCAACGCCAAGCTGAAGAGCGCGCCGGCGGCGTGCTCCTGCGACTCACTGGATCCTCCCTTCAATACATCCACCAAATGCGGGACGAATCCTGACCGTACGATCTTCACCTTGTTGGGCTTCTCCAGAGACAAGTTCACCAGCGAAGCGAGGGCGTTTTGCTGCACAGTGCTGTATCGCGAGACAACCAGCGATCCGACGGCGGAGAGCAGCCGGGGAGTGCAGAGCGAAATCCTAAGCTCCTCCTTCGTCCTCGTGAGCTTTCTGAGTAAAATTACCCCCTCCTCCTGCTCGATTACCTCGGAGCTTCTCAGCTTCGTCATCAATTGCTCCTCCTCCTCGCATCCCGGCGACGAGGAATTAAGGTTTAGGGTTTGAAGCTCGGCGGTGATTTCGCAGGAAGACGACGAGGAGTAACACGACGGCAAGGTCGCGAAGGGAAGAGGAGTGGGGGGACTCGCCGAGGGGATGACCACCGACTCTTCCGACGAACTGGAATAGAAATGGTCGACTCGGCGGCCCAACTCGGTCGCCGCGTGCATGAACCTAACCGGCGGCCTCTCCGCCATCCCCCTCAGCAGCTCCCGCTCCGAAACCCTAATTCCCGGGTCTTCCATATCCTTCTCCATCAGCGCCCGTACGGCCTTCTCGAGTGCGATTGAATCGGGTGGCTGCGGGTGCTGGGCGTTGTTGCGGTCGCACCAGTTCTGGATGGTAGACTTGATGGCAAAATTGGGAATCACGGTGGAGAAATCGGGTCGGGTCCCGTCTTCGAGTTTGGGAGAGAAGCTCAACTCGCGGCAGAGTTGGACGGAGAGGCGCTCGAAGGTCTGACCCGAAGAGACGACGACAGGGTCGGATATTAAGGACCCGGAAATGGGGCATAAGAGCTCCTTTGGGGGATTCTTTGAGCCGGAATTGGAGCGGTAGAAGGAGATCTTCCACCTGTGCTTGCCATCACCGCCCATGCCCAAAGAGGAGACGGTGGAGGTTGCGGCGGCGGAGCTACGAGACCTCTCTGGAATTTTGGgctgatgggtttctgagggaTTGTGTTGCTGTTGTGTTGGACATGGTCACATGAGTAGGGTACTGGAAGCTGATTAATTAAGTTGCTTTTTCTCTGAAgctttgggttttgtttggtcTTGTTGTATACGCTGTGTGAGCTGTTTGCTTGACCAGTCAGTGCGTTGGCAACTATCCCCTTGTGGAAACCcactttcttgttttttgtttctgggGTGGGAAAATGTAAACGTTATCGGGGTTTTCTTGTGTTTCGTGTGTCGTTTTTTAACGATGCATTTTGATAAACCTAGTCATATTAGGTAAAGCAGTGTCTTCTTCGCCTCATACCACAATTTGAACACCAGATATTTCTCTTAAATAGTCTTATTCAAGTTATAATTGGCTAATCCATCTCATTAATTATAGATTAACATTAAACAAATCTGCAATTAAAACTTGCaagtgtgttttttattttttttattttttattttttaaatagaagACTAGAGGGAAAgataatttaaaaggaaaactaatgaaaatgacttgaaaattttgagttttaatgataaggataaaataaagggtaaagtaaataataccatgattgactttttagtgtaaaaatatgatttttcgttaaagtgaacagtaccgtgggtttttcattaaaactcctaATTTAAATAGGAGAGAATCATACTCCTAAAATAAACGTTAGAATCGTCCGTTGCGATATATAAAAAACAATCGATTTGAAAAGTCTGTAAGAAATGAAATGTCACAATATAATAGATCCCTTACAAAAACAGATGCCAACTTGTAATGGTAAAATTAAATTCCTAGCAAATTGTGTATTTCAACTACTAGTCATACGTAGGATACTACGTATGCGAAGCTTATGAATCCACAGATAGAGATTGTGTGAGAGCTTGGAGTTTGAAAGAGTCCTTGTCACGGACTCTCACGTGCCAGGTTGGTGGCTTCAATAACCCTAAAAGTTCACTGTAAGTCGGCAGATTTTTGAGCCTGCCAAACCAGGTCAAACCAGAGCTGTATCAAGTCAGGCAAACTTGCATGTAGCTTTAGTAGAGAACCCTCTTAAATTTTATAAGAGGGATCTCGTTAATCAAGCCGGATATTCGATGTGTCATTCGTATTATTGATATTATGGACAAGTTGACATCAATATGGTGTTGGAAATGTTTCAATATGTTGTTGGTATAACTATTGATATGCAATCATTAATCTCGCTCCATAAACTGTGGAGCATAGTCATTTATGTGCGTGTGTATAGATTAAGAAGATAGTTTATTTATTGGTCAACTATTAAGCAGATAGTTGAACATGGCCATAACTTAATGAATTACTACTATTTCTGTGTTTGAAACTCTAATCTGGTGGATTTGGGAAATAACTGAAGATCATTCAACTACAATTAGATAGAAATTAAGAAAGTTTCATTAGACGAGATATTGGAACAATCTAATGCACCGCAACGTATCTTCAACTTTTTTGTTTGGGGAATGAGTATAGAATATATACGGTCCgtaaaatttagggtttgtttaAAATTGCTTATGTAAAAAGCACTTATGTTTATATGTTTAACACGTAGAAAGTTCTATAAAACCATGTTTTTCATGGAAAAATCTTGAAAGTAATACTTTAGGTGCTTTCTTATAAAACGATTATGTGATCCATAACTATAAGCTCTTTTAAGATTTATGCCACTAAACAAATTCAGAAAACACTTTTAGCAACTCAGTCCCAAACACACGTTAATGTACCAAAAACTACTTCATTCTCCCATTTACACTTAAGATTCGAAATAGgtgaggttaaaaaaaaaactaaaaaatccGACAAATCGATGAACTCCTACAGTTCGTGGTTGCACAAATCCAAACAATCGTAGCTCTTTCAAAGACACAAAGGGCCATCtgaaaaattgtaaattaaGTTAAACGTTGACAAGTTTGTTTGAGAGTGGGAACACGCCCAGATTCTCCTCAATTACATTTACATATGTAATGTGACAGTGAAAGAAGAcctttatttcttatttgtttaaaGGCAGACGCcacatttacaaaaaaaataaaaataaaaataataaaataataataataataaataaaagtccTCTCTTTATTAGCAACTCAGGCTAgttttaaaatagttttaaaataactaaaaacgtTTTTCATAAACATGTTTTTGAGTTTCATAAGAAATTGAAGTGCttcttacaaaaaaaatcagttatgtgttttttgcataaaacactttaagtgtgTTTGTAAGattcacttacatttttactaaggattaaCTTCAAAAGCACTCTCATaaaaaacgttttcagtcattttaaaagttattcTAAATGAGTTCTtaatattaataacaaaaaaaaaaactaatgaaaatagcttgaaaactttgagttttaacgataatgacaaaataaagggtaaagtgaatagtaccaagattgactttttagtgtaaaaatatgattttttgttaaaatgaacagtactgagagtttttcgttaaagatCCCAATTAACAATGCTAAATGACCAATTCAAAAAGGTTGGAAAGTTCACTGGAACATACAAAGCTCAAGATTTTCGTGGAAATCAAGTGTATGATATGCTTGCATTTGCAGTGGGCTTGAATGTGTGAgctccaaattcgtttttgctTTTCTGAGATTCGTGGGCTTCAATTGGAATGGGTTCTGAACGGACAAGTCACAAGGATATCAAAGACATTTTATTTGGGCTTGGGCTTGGGCTTTGGTACTTACTCCCTCTTAATTTTCTCAGACATCTATTCGAAACCGAATCATGAAAATCATGAAATAAAAGCGTCATCAAGGTCGCGCTGCCGGAATACCATTATCTACAAATACTTAAAACCTTCACAACGAtctaaggattttttttttttttttcaaaattgccCTGATAGTTATTGTCTTACTCTTTTAACTCACTGCGTTTCGGTACTATTTCcttgaactaaaaaaaaaaattcacatcaCCCGTGCATGAAGAAATTGTAGAAATTTTGTGCACGTTTGGTTATATTGGGTTTGTGCAAAAAAATGCATTGCCCCTCTTAATATGCAAAAAACAACTCTCTTGCTTTTGATCTGGAAAGGTAATTTTGATGATCAAGTCTATACAAATCTTTGATAAGAACATATGAAATGCACGTTTATTtgtcatttcaaattttttttaagctaATTACGAATAATGTGTGGTTACTTAAggatgagtaggaactcctacttAATCACAGAGTTTTGTGACTATGATAAGAATCGTTTATATTATGAATCACCCTATAAAggtcatctctgcaaaaaatgaactaaaattaaagtcgtttagtcaatctattgtaggaGATACATAGATGATTCGTAATACTTTTATCAATTCCGTTCAtctgtttttatataagttaatgactaaacgaccttaattTTAGTTGATTCTTTTTTTCAAATACGATTTTTATAgagtaatttataatatgaatgattttaattataaacacgaaatttTATGAATCGACAACGAGCATTTTTAAGTAAAAAACTCATACTCATTATTAAGTAACCTAAAAAGATGTGCCATATCTTTGAACTTCCATATATGTAAGGGACAATCCACATGCAGTATGCAAACTGGTTACCATTCTGAACAGACTGAAAGTGAAGGGCATGCTTTGGACAAAATCTCCTCGGTAGGCCGAGAAAGAAACATGACATGCAAGAGGACAGAATAAACCAAGAATGTGGCGTGCATATTTCACCAACAAGAACCAGGCTTCTCCACAATCGTGCAAAATGTCTTCCTTATTAGCACGCCATGTCTTCTGTCCTCAACAAATTAAGCAAAATACGCGTGTGTTGACATGAACATTGAACACTCATGTGTTGAAGCGTGTCTTATATTGGAAACCTGATGAAGCGGTTTcactatttttttataaattccGTACTTATTAGATTGCACAAGTTGTTAAGTTGAAGACAATAACCGTGTAATTAGTATCGTGTTGCTGAAGCGACTCTATAACTTTCACATCATGTGCTCGTAGACTtggattttctttattttctaagcaAAGACTATAGAAACATAGAATTTTCATCCCCTAGATTCTAATTAACGTGAAAGACacataatcaattcataatcgTCAACCCCCATATGAAAAAGGTTGTGAATATGATGGATcgattcaaaattcaaactggATAACAGCTGGAATAATTAAGTTGTGTTTACTtaaagaaaatttttatttgaactcatataaTATCTCTCTACACACAACTTACTCTTTAtccttataattttatttaaatcataTAAATTTAGTTTTACACCTATTTAGCCCAATTCGGGTTTATGGTCGATGGGAAAGTGAAAGGAAATCAGATAGAAGGATGAGCAGTCGGACGAGCGGGAAGAAAGGGGTTGGCGGCAGTGGAGTTTTGCTGAATGAAGCAAATGCATTAGGTGGAGTCCTTCTGACCGAACAGTTTCGCAGGCTTTACAGTAGAAAACATGTTAGAATGAAGAGTTATGCTAGGACACAAAATTTGTAAACCCATTGATATGTTATCGATAGAAAATGAGCATGTTTAataacgcttaagtaataatctaattatcaaatttcatgtcatttaatttacaaaattttgtttataaatttaatctctctgaCTAGGCATTAATCTGGAATGAAATATGCCATCCATGGAAAATCGCATGGCTGCAACCTTAATTTCAGCATAAATTCCACCAATCAAAGACCCATTTTTCTTTCCAACCTCTCCTATTTCTCACCGTAAAAGCTAGGCTAGGCataaatccatttttttttctttttgtttcacaCACTGATTTGGACTAATAAAGTCTTTTTGCACGCAATATATACTCTTAAATTCTAgacaaaaataattgaaatcaaataaaaaaatttgcataAATCGATTCATACCTTTTAGAGGatccaaaacttcaaaatcaccatcaatCCGTTAAAAAGAGCATTTTTCATTTTGAGAGCatctaaatagaatgcaaga encodes the following:
- the LOC137710518 gene encoding U-box domain-containing protein 38-like; translation: MGGDGKHRWKISFYRSNSGSKNPPKELLCPISGSLISDPVVVSSGQTFERLSVQLCRELSFSPKLEDGTRPDFSTVIPNFAIKSTIQNWCDRNNAQHPQPPDSIALEKAVRALMEKDMEDPGIRVSERELLRGMAERPPVRFMHAATELGRRVDHFYSSSSEESVVIPSASPPTPLPFATLPSCYSSSSSCEITAELQTLNLNSSSPGCEEEEQLMTKLRSSEVIEQEEGVILLRKLTRTKEELRISLCTPRLLSAVGSLVVSRYSTVQQNALASLVNLSLEKPNKVKIVRSGFVPHLVDVLKGGSSESQEHAAGALFSLALEEDNKMAIGVLGALPPLMHAFVRAESERTRNDSALALYHLTLVESNRVKLVKQHNAVPTLLALAKSPASTGRVLLILCNLASCNEGRSAMLDANAVEFLVGMLRRRTELDSESTREYCVAALYALSHGSMRFRGLAREAKAVEVLCEIEKSGSERAREKANQLLMVMRGREDEPNWDSVLDSGAGAGLDPTRYRVVRNLHNANSTTF